DNA sequence from the Dreissena polymorpha isolate Duluth1 chromosome 3, UMN_Dpol_1.0, whole genome shotgun sequence genome:
taacaaggcaaaatgttgacaacagACGACGGACttaaggtgatcacaaaagctcactatgagcacgttgtgGGTCATGAGCTAAACAAGAGAATGTGCTTTGTCTGACCGGACAAGGGACTAGTATTCTTTATCTCTCATAAACTAGCAACCCAGTCACTCAAAAAGTTAGTAATTTGGCTGAAATTTATCCAAAACTGAATGTTGACATTAAAATGATGCATCCAATGTAGTTAGATACTTACACATTGTACTATACTGTAAAATTAAGAAGGGAAATAAATCATAAGTTTCAATTGACAACACTGTTTGGGTTAGTTCCCTTACATTTGCTTTAACACCCTCATGTTCACTTGCATTTACTTTAacttacatttatatatataatgtattttcaTTCATCGATGTTTCCATGAATAAAACACTAGTAACTTCCATCACCTGTGAGTCTTTAACATGCTCTGCTTGTTCTCTCTGAACGAGAAAATAAAGGAATATATAAACTCATTAAATATCACATACCTTTGTGTTATAGATTAAAAATCATTGACTTGTTCGTCCTTTTGTGTAAAATAGATTTTAAACTCATGGAACAGACCTCTGTGTGACCTTAATATAAACTCATGGGAAAGCCCATGCCTCTGTGTGATCTTGATATAAACTCATGGTATAGCCCATACCTCTGTGTACTCTAGATATAAACTCATAATAGCCGATACCTCCGTATGATCTATATATAAACTCATCGGAAAGCCCATACCTATGTGTGCTCTTGATATAAACTCATGGGATAGCCCATACCTCTGTGTGCTCTTGATATTAACTCATGGGATACCCCATACCTGTGTGTGATCTAGATATAAACTCATGAGAAAGCCCATACCTCTGTGTGATCTAGATATCAACTCATGGGATAGCCCATACCTATGTGTGATCTAGATATAAACTCATGGGAAAGCCCATACCTCTTTGTGATCTAGATATAAACTCATGGGATACCCAATACCTCTGTGTGCTCTTGATATAAACTCATAGGATAGCCCATACCTCTGTGTGCTCCTAATATAAACTCATGGGATAGCCCATACCTCTGTGTGCTCTTGATATAAACTCATGGGATACCCCATATCTCTGTGTGATCTAGATATAAACTCATGGGATAGCGCGTACTTCTGTGTGATCTAGATATTAACTCATGGGATAGCCTATACCTCTGTGTGATCTAGATATAAACTCATGAGAAAGCCCATACCTCTGTGTGATCTAGATATCAACTCATGGGATACCCCATACCTCTGTGTGATCTAGATATAAACTCATGGGATAGTCCATACCTCTGTGTGATCTAGATATAAACTCATGGGAAAGCCCATTCCTCTTTGTGATCTAGATATAAACTCATGGGATACCCAATACCTCTTGATATAAACACTGATATGTGCTCTTGATATAAACTCATAGGATAGCCCATACCTCTGTGTGCTCCTAATATAAACTCATGGGATAGCCCATACCTCTGTGTGCTATTGATATAAACTCATGGGATACCCCATATCTCTGTGTGATCTAGATATAAACTTATGGGATAGCGCGTACCTCTGTGTGATCTAGATATTAACTCATGGGATAGCCTATACCTCTGTGTGATCTAGATATAAACTCATGAGAAAGCCCATACCTCTGTGTGATCTAGATATCAACTCATGGGATACCCCATACCTCTGTGTGATCTAGATTTAAACTCATGGGATAGTCCATACCTCTGTGTGATCTAGATTTAAACTCATGGGATACCACATACCTCTGTGTGATCTAGATATAAACTCATGGGATAGCCCATACCTCTGTGTGCTCCTAATATAAACTCATGGGATAGCCCATACCTCTGTGTGCTCTTGATATAAACTCATGGGATACCCCATATCTCTGTGTGATCTAGATATAAACTCATGGGATAGCGCGTACCTCTGTGTGATCTAGATATTAACTCATGGGATACCCCATACCTCTGTGTGATCTAGATTTAAAAAGATTAGATAGCCCATATCTCTGTTCGATCGAGTTCTATAATATAAACTCATGGGATATCACATACCTCTGTGCGATCTAGATATAAACTCATGGGATAGCCCATACCTCTGTGTGATCTAGATATAAACTCATGGGATAGCCCATACCTCTGTGTGATCTAGATATAAAATCATTGGATAGCCCATACCTCTGTGTGATCTAGAGCTAAAAACAAGCTCTTCAGCGATCCTGATGAAGATGTGTGATCGTTCATTCCTCTGTAGTCTTCAGCAACTTGTCATGGATTACTGGAACATCTGAAATTGCGTAAATATAACATTATGAAATAATAGCAAGGGACTCAAGTACAATTCATATTATTGCAAATAATTGTTTACTTTACATACATTTAGTtggaaaatgtatatatttgctTGAAATCAAATGCTTGTTTTCTAACATTTTATTCGATAGTTACCGcgcattcaaatatatatatatatatatatatatatatatatatatatatatatatatatatttgctagTTGTAAGACACATAATAAGACACATACTCATTCTCATTTAACTCTTGTGCTAATTATTTCATATGTATAACATACATTAACATATGTCTTTCAATTTTGCTACTAATATCACACACAGATTGCCTCATGCACTATTTGGTTGTTCATAAAAATTAATATGGCAACACATTATGGCAAATTCATCAGACTCATTTTATCACACGTCCAATTCATACATGCCATTCAAAATGCATTTTACTATCAGCTATTATTAAACATTCCTTTGAGTATTTCCCTTTGAACCCTTCCCAAATCAGAAGCAAAGtttaaatggctatatgcaaccagcataaaaccagaacagcctgcaagtaactgaCGTTCCGTTCAGCCTACCAAGATTAGTTTGGATTGGATTAAACTAGAGAAGAaaattccttaaaacaaaaaaataccataaaaggcaCAAAGTGGTGGGCCTTATTAGCCTattcggactgcacatgcttatctgggatgaaacttgaTGCAAATGAATACATCCCAGTTTTCTCAACATGGCgcatagtttttattgttcatgttgatttttttctGCAATTTTCAACAGTAAGTTCAGTCATATCTCAGCATCAGTTAATACTGTATTGTTCTCTACCTAAGCCGGTTTACCAGTTCTATTGCTTATTCTTAAGCCAGAAACTTACAACTGACCTACTTGAATCAGATTTAGGGAAACATTGACGAGTATTAATTATCATGGCCATAGAAGTTATGTGGCCAGGTCAGCAGCTGTGAAGCAAGAGATGTTTGCAGAAAATATATTTCTACCTTCCTTCTCCAAATAACAAAAGTTGTGAAGGGTTTCAATACTCTCACCGTTTGAAATAAGGAATCAACACAAATAAATTTATGGGTAATGAATCTGGCTGAAACAAGTTTTTTATCATAAACACCGTAAGAGGATTACATGCCAAACAATATTTACCCAACGCAGTACCATAATATATCCTACAAGTTCACGGTATCTAATTTTCTGATAGTGTTTTATCGCAATTGGAAGTCTTCTTAAGGGATGCTTTGTTTAGTTATTACTGTGCTCAAAAGcactatttaacccatttaatttCATGTGCCAATTTTACAAACCTCAGCGACCTTGACCTGAAGCATGATCATCGGTCAAGCATTATCAAGATATCTGCCATCTTGCCAACGGACAAAATGTAATGCAAAACAAATTTTCCCTGCTTCTTGTGTGTGGGGTGAAACGATGGTAAATAAAGCAAACAATGAACACTGCTCGCcattgatacaaaatatatcaaaggCCTAAATAACCTGTCGTGGATGTGTTACCAGACGATATACACAGAAACAATGACAGCAACACACTTATCTTCAACCTGTACATTATAGGAGTGTTCTTCCTTCCTCAGAACTTTTATTACCAATATTTCTTTTTGCTCGCAACATCAAAAACTGAAACAATAATGCTAATTAGTTACAATCACAATTTTTCTCTGTCTTGAAATAAACTGAAATTATGGTTTATCATGTTGATGGTCCACTTCGGTCAGACAAGCATTTTCTTAATTACCATACAGGTCTGAATATTAATACTTGAGACTACTTTATTCACCGTTCACTATCATGAAAATAAGCTACATAAAAACTTGCGGCTCAGGCAAGAAAATCTACCTTTGCTTTTAATCCTATGAACaaatttttttatgatttacaTTTACTGAATATTTGTAATTTGTAGTTTGATATCATGGTCAAATTATATATTCTGATATGGTACAATATTATtgtgaaaacaatgtttaaacctACTTTATCCTTTGCCAACTTCAAAGGCAAACACGTTTTTAAAATGCACCACACTCTTTGTAaacaaattattgaaaaatatacagattaaaatttatttaacacaactcAATTGGTAAAATGACTTGTATTGTTGTTTACTGTATTTGAGGCGAAGGGCTTTTATCTATTAATAAACTATAAAGTCTTGTCGTGTAATGATTTACTAGAGCTCCACTAATTCTACTTGTGATGCAAGCCAATTGCAATTTAATCATTTTATACTGCAGAAAATAAGCTGCCTACTTTTTTCATTCATGTGTTTACCATTTGTAAAATTCGACAgtgaatttgtttaatttttcaattGTATTGTTCAACAAAGTTGTGAAGATTAATGTAAAGAAAGCAATATTTGTAGAGCTTTCAACAAGTATGAAGAAAGCAAATAACAATGATTTCAGTATATCTGAATCTGAAAAGTTTATATCAACCTATCAACAATTCAGACCAAGGGTAATTTGACTCCAGGTTTTCAAAATCTGTTTAAAACTCTTTATAATACACTCAATGTGCTATATCAACAAAGAGCTGAATGCGGAAGAACAATTTGTATTTAAACGGCAAAGGTAGATAAACCACCTTGAAAAACTTTTAGTATTGCAGTAGACTATTAATGGAGTGTCATATTTCACAAACCCGGGCTTTTTATGACTGGGGGAAGTGCCCCCGGCCTAATATATGGTGATCCAAGTGTTATTCTGGGCTAATCTATTGTCAATGGGGAAACATGAATAAcatatttatcttatttaaaacatggtttattttaaaagttaaactattttatttatatagtaaaaaacaaTCTAAGTATAGTGTATATTTAAAAGGTCATTTAAAATTCAATACTTTGTAAACTTAAggatcatttttagctcgactattatatatgaaatatatatagtggagctatcctactcaccccggcgtcggcgtctgcgtctgcgtgaGCATCTGCGTGagtgttggaatgttaaagtttgcgtcccttgacatattgcttttgtatttagcatacttctttatcatcatgaccccaacctacaaacaagagtagacaactgtatcaagcgttttgtaagaattatggccttttttcacttagaatatgcatattattgataaatctatgttaaagtttgcgtatcaCCTCATATATTTACTATGTCCCTAGAcaaattgttttcatattttgcatacttctttaccaacatgaccccaatctataaacaagagcagacaactgtaacaagcattttgtaagacttatggtcccttttatactaagataatttaaaatgtgtttaagttttgtgCGTTTGTCCATTTTACtactaaagtatcatagcttttgctttcagaattggaaaactcgctaactatcgtaaggggactgtacagggcaagttgcataactctggttttgcattttaatggaattatggcgCTTTTTGTGTTAGTCActtagaatattttgtttaattgtgcgTTTAGATCCTATTTACtactaaagtatcaaggctattgctttcaaacttaatatactttcttactatcacgagggttctgtacctggcaagttgaattttaccttgacctttgaatgacattgactctcttGGTccaattagtaaaattatattaaattgacataacttctttatttatgataagatttgattcaCTATTTGACAagacaacacttacctgacattccacaatggactccacccaaaccatcccccacacccaccccagaatccctccccccccccttaaaTGTTTTtccctttatttttttatttttgaaagatcatctaataaattaaaaGTATGACCCCTATCCACCCCCAGCCCGCCCCCACCTACCCAAAAAGATTTTTCTCTttaaaacatggtaaaaaaaacaacacacaaacattaattaattttattttttaaggacATCCAACCATCATTGCtaattcaaacttgaaataaaatcttattagtttgtgttATGTCTTTACACATTTTCAAtggattgtggaaaatatacctgaactcagaatcgtctataaagtacaacttctttaaaacataagcgatcaatgttttaattatggttctcttccacttagaatatgactatattgaccttattaaatatgaacaatatcCCCATGAGTGCCTACGTTATACTGTCatgcactcgaatagttgagcgcttCGTCCTCTGACAGCTTTGTTTTTCCAACAGTTTTGTTGCAGATTCATattaaaatgcccataatataactattgtacattggcagccaaaataaaataaaatttcactgGCTGTTTTACCGTGTACACAGaagttgaataaaaaaatcacaacctttttttttactgtatcATATGAGGAATTTAGAAAGCAGTGCTGGCTAAAAAATGAATTGATTTTCGATGTTTTTCTTTGATTAAGCATCACATTAAAAAATCTAACATTATATATTTTCCCGTTGTgactcattttgttttattttagattACAACTGATGTAAAGTCCTGTGCATACGTTTTTTGACAAAGTCATAAATAACTGTCTGTGTACCTCCTGGAAAACAAGTAAAGCACATGCCGACACATTTATGTTATTATGTCTGGTAAAGATCAAGGTTACAAATTCGCAGACTTGAAATCCTGACACCAACTAAACATGCTGTCAGTTTGATAATAAGCAACCATGGTTGAATGAATTGATGCATAAAATGTGAAAACTAGTTTAATGAATTTGTATTTTTGAATTTAACATACAAGCTACAAGAAAACTACCCCTTTGACTGTACTTTATTGTAATACTCAATTCCAGCCTCTCATcattttgcttgtttgtttttctatgaaaaacaagatgtgtttgtgaaacactatgcccccatttatatgacctttgaccttttaccgctgaaaatgtgcagctctatgagatacacatgcatgccaaatttcaagttgctttcttcttattgcaaaatttatggcaaatgttaacgcttgaagcaaacaaaccaacaagcaGACAgtgcaaaaaacaatatgtcccctattATAGActcggggacataaaaaggcaACCCTCATGCCATTGAATGCGGGTGTGTAATTTCTATGGTGAAAAATTTGAGTAACAGCACATATAATTTTTTAAGGTGTGTTTTCAAAACGTTATGGCCTTATCTTTCCAACTATGTATGCCAATGTTATTGAAAATATCTTGGGTATGATGAAAATTGATAGcaaatattgcaaactttatATTGAACAAAGAATGGATGTATTTGCGCATGTTAAACCTCAAACAAATCTGCAAAATGAGGTTACATCCAGAAAAGCCGtcataataattatgttcataaagTTAAACGTGTTGTCACTTGCCATTTTGTTTACACCAGGCCATCCGAATAACTTTCCATCTTTGGCAGTTATCCTCTTTCAAGTGTCTGATAACGTTTACAGACCCACATTTTaggtttattttgtttacattcatcGTCTTCCTATATCATGGTGTGATCAGATCGAACAAGTTGGTAAATCAATATAGAGGTACATGTGAAAACTTAAGCTAGACGCAATAAGCAGTCACATGACCAGATCTAACCTGACACAGATAAACTAAGATTGTATTTCAATGTTTATGTCAACAACGAAAGAAGTTTTCAATAGTGATACAAATGGCTTCCAATTTTGAGAGTTCCATCAATAAAGGATCAGACGGGTTATATGACTTTTCTTGTAACACCTGTAAGGAAAATAACAGAAATACCGACGACGCTGAATTTTACTGTGAGGAATGTTCTAAATTGTACTGTAGCAAATGTGTGGAGCATCATAACTATCTTTTCAACAAGCATGCACTTTTAAGCACGAAGAACATCAGCAAATGGCCTCAGACCACTGTGGATGCACTGGAGCAATGTCAGGAGCACCAGAAAGAAAAACTGACAGGATTCTGTGAGGACCACTGTCAGCTGATATGTTATGTCTGCCATGTCCACAATCATCAGTAAGTACAGGTGCACtcgttataaaaatatgttttgcacAGGTTTAAACAAACTTTTGACAATCCttcattttttaatgttgtaCAAATTACACAAAAATGCTTGTCATCTTCTAAATATCCATATAAAATtcttataaaacaagagatgtgtttgtcagaaacacaatgccccctattgcgccgctttgaagccataaatttgacctttagccatgaacgatgaccttgaccttgacctttagccactccaaatgtgcagctccatgagatacacatgcatgcctaatatcaagttgctatctttaatattcaaaaagctatgaccaaactttaacaaaggttaatgttttaggaacgaaaaatacaatgatatttgacctttgaccttgaag
Encoded proteins:
- the LOC127874102 gene encoding probable E3 ubiquitin-protein ligase MID2 → MASNFESSINKGSDGLYDFSCNTCKENNRNTDDAEFYCEECSKLYCSKCVEHHNYLFNKHALLSTKNISKWPQTTVDALEQCQEHQKEKLTGFCEDHCQLICYVCHVHNHQKCNHVVLIADKLKDSNLKKDFKKLSETLNSQHRQLIQKKDDFEENMNSIEKSYKKILEEIKALRKTINDSLDQLEMNN